The Ptychodera flava strain L36383 chromosome 3, AS_Pfla_20210202, whole genome shotgun sequence region aggtcaccccaagtgagctgcatatagattttcaaagcaattggacttgcggtttcagaggagaaggcaattgttgacggacgacgacggacgacgacgacgacggaggacgacgacgacgacggacgacgacggacaacgacagaaaatcaacctatttgataagctccgcgtcgctgacagcggagctaaaaaacatccagagcagtgaatttaacctagttgatttcttaaaaattgtgctccaaaaaaaaataagcaagaaataaaaaatctgagacatttTTTGGAAGatcattgtgacagcttgcattccagaaagttttAGTCAGATATTTTGGCGTAtggagacaaaacatagggaaaccgatttttaaaggttatgcaaattacctgtcacgtgatagctacgtaaacaatggtaacactatggtaaccaaactgttcccctatatctaggctttcagaaaatgtatcatGATAgctatgtaaataatggtgacactgttgttACCAAATGTTCCCCTAtctctaggctttcagaaaatgtataatttaagagggttctgagcttattaaccaccagagaattgttagattaaaaaggtaaatttcttgtcttggaaccgtAAAGAGATTTATTCGATGCAAGATTTTAAAACCACTGAGATAAAAGCCTATGACACTGATTTTAGaagattattattatcattattattattattattattattattattattattatattaactACGTGTTATGGATACAGTTTCACATCGCGGTAATTTGACAAACGTAATAGTGGAAGTGGAGTTTAGAAATACCTTGGTAAATACTTAAGTCTGAAATCTGTATAAAATGGACATATCAAGCAAAAGTGAGCTTCATCTTCAACCCCGTTTTATAATAAAGACAAACTCTTTCAGGGCGAATATTATGCATATATGTGTCTGCCACTACGCGCATAGAGCGAGCAGAATTGGTGTAAATGTGCCCTTGCTTGTTCTTCACCCGACTAATTTGTATCATTATCGACCTTAAAAGTTACTCGGTTCTGCCAAATTACTCCGAAATCTTGCATAGCCACGTGGAATGAATTAATTCTGCCACCATGTTAAACTTCTTGATTGCACCCGATTGCTGATCCAAAGTTGCTAATAATTTCCGTTCAAGCACCATTATGATGTAACATTTATTTAGTCTTTACTTGATTGGTCTAATCCACAAGGGTGATCGATAACGTGCACTCACCAAGGCGTAATTCGCTAATGCAGTCGCACGCAAAGTCTCCTGAAACAACCAATATTTCTTGTTACAGTCCACCAATCTTCCAGTGATGGTGTGGATCCATGGCGGCAGCTTTACAAGGAGTTCTGCTACATATGATGGCTTGTATGACGGAACCGCCTTGGCGGCGATCGGAGATGTCATTGTTGTGTCCTTGAACTATCGACTCTTTGCGCTCGGCTTCTTTTCCACAGGTGGGTCATTTAAGCtacaatgcgcctcggggacagacattcagactctcaaacttttccgatttttttctgatttaccgcttgtggggttcatttaaagctcttgatacaagaaaaaaaataccgtGAGTATTTCGAAGATTgataattgttttgttttgttttccggAAAGgattaacacagagatggcggccattttgaatttcaaatatcgggaactcttaggtaatttgtctcttaagtaccaaattttgcacggtgacccctgttTTTCATTGGTGATTTGGttagagaatggtcgaaagtttcacggaagaaagtttgagcaagggtttaataagtctttcactttcgaggcgcatactacctgaaaGGGTTGCATGTGTTCTGCCAGTGCAAAGCCAAGGACTAGTGTACGCTGGTGTTGATTGGTATTGTTGTAACCATAGACACAagagtttctctactgtctatgttgtAACTGGTGTATGTGTGCTAGACAGTTGTTCAAGCGAAGTCTGACTATTACTGTGGACGTGATTTCCGAGTCTCGGGTATCATTGGTTTTGCAGCATCTGCAAGTTAGTAAGGTAGGTTATTGCTTTTGCCTTGCACATTAGACTGTGCAAGACTAGTTGGGGGCAACCTTTTTgtaattcaaacacaaacacatgcgATACACTTTCACAGCGCAGTAAATGATTGGTGACGGATCATTTACTGGTTGCTGGCAAGTTTGTCGTGTTTTCCtacaaatacatatacatctttTGTCGTTTCCTACCATCTTGACAGTTACTGGGTGCAAAGTACGATCGGCAAATGATGAATTATCCACGCTAACTATGAGTTGTCTAATTAGATAAAGATTGCATCTCCCGATTTCGTATCACTTGCTAGGTGCCCTGGATAAAATCAACCATTTATGTTGAGTAGTTTGATTTTGTATTTCAGATATTCCAAGCCTACTTATATGCTTCTGTACAGACACCACTGATATTACTTCTTTTGTGAATGGCTGACTTGATGTATTTACTTGTTCTTCACAACAGGCGATGAGCATGCCCCCGGAAATTATGGATTGCTAGATCAATTAGTCGCTTTGAAGTGGGTGCAAGACAACATTGCAGGTAATGGTTACAGTCCTTGTCCCCTTTCCCTTGCTATTTCACACTTTTCATGATAATAAGATATCGTCATTTGATCCCTTTGTCTCATTTTGTACACAGCTTTTGGAGGGGACGCAGATAGAGTGACTGTGTTTGGTGAGAGTGCCGGAGCCGCTTGCGTTGACTATTTGCTGTTGTCTCCTTTGTCTGACGGGCTCTTCCACCGTGCCATACTGCAGGTTAGCTCGCCAAGCATAAATGTGTAAATATTAGCTGCGCAGACTTGTACAGTTTAATCTGTATGAGAAATCAGTGATCTGTAGATGTGTGACACCCGGGCCTGGGTAACGGGCATTGCTGGACTGTAGACTCTCAGAGAGTCAAATTGAACGGAAGCTATATTTTATAGTCGCCAGGCattcgaggggggggggggcatttccTATGGAATAAGTATCTGTATCCAGCTCATCTGTATATCTGAACCAAAGACATTTTGTCATGATGATGTTTATAGCTAAGTATCTCATTAATAAAAGGAAAACTATTCATGGTTTTTAGGAGGAAATTCGACTCTAACTGCCCCGAATTTGCGTCTTGGTGTGAGTTCCAGAGACACAGCGAAAATGAACTTTCAGAAAATAAACACGCTTTACTAAATGTAATAAAGGGCATAAgaacatgctgttttatcaattaattaattaattaatcatttttatttaatgtatttattaattatttatttatttatttatttatttatttatttatttatttattcaatcaCTTATTTAATTAGTTAATCACTTAGTTAGTTAgtcagttagttagttagttagtcagtcagtcagtcagtcagtcagttagtAAGTTAGTTACGAACCAACAGGTTGCTTAAATAACTGgttcatttgaaataaaatataatacaaaatatataaaaaaactaAATGAAACAAAAGACAAACAGGATCAGCAGCACCTTGGCAAACAGAGACAGGAACAtccagaaaaataaaaacaatttactTATGATGCACGTCGGAAATTAATGTAGTaattataaatatcaaaattttgctcgTTACAGATAGAGTTAAAATTTGTCTGAGAATTTAATAAGAAAGAGTCTTTCAAGATATTCGTATGTGCTGACGCTGGTCTAAAACGAATAGTACGACGAATTGTGTAAACAGAAACgttaaaattaatttgtgcaagTACATTTGGTACACAATAATAAGAGTGTATGGTATCAAGAAGAAACATTGAGTCTAAAACATTTTCGCCTATTCTCCATGGCCTGTGTAGGAAGGCGAAatttataacattaattactATACATATCCTTTGAATAAGCCTACGGTGAACGGAGgcaaatatatttgataaattcaatttGGACTCTTTTTAGCTTCCTTGTAAATATGATTGAAGATTCCAAAATGTTGTTTACCACATTTTGTAAGGAAATGTATTGACATTTTGCTTACTCGTGAATTAAATACAGGAACACTTTTAACGTTTTATGACAACTTCCATTTGTTTGTCGATTTAACAACTTGAACGATATCTCGTTGCAATCTGACGCAATCAGACATATCAATAAAGGACATAAATAGCTAAGAATTGTCCGCATAAAACATAAATTAATAAATCTATGATTATGAACActgtttatgaaaattaaatatttctcattATTTATACTTACTAATGGCCATAGATGGCAAAATATTAGTAAACGACTATTCTTGCTTTTTCTCTCGACATGGTTTTGATACGTCATCACAAAAAGAGTGGAACAGCTTTACTCGCTAGCGGCGCACGCGACAACTCAGCGATGCTTAGCAGTTTCGCTCACGGTGTCGGTCAACTACTAGGGTGCGAGGAGGATAACTCTGAAGACTTGGTTCAGTGTCTGCGTAGTGTGCCTGCTGAGCACTTCAGAGAAAAACTAGACCAGGTAATTTGCGTCATCATGCATATTCGGGCTTTGTATCACAATTGTTAATGATAGCCCACAATGTACACTTTCAATTGGTACTGTATAATATGAACTATCTGTGAAATAAAGTCAGCAGGATGATTGCAGCAGGCACTTTTCAAAAAACGTGATCAATAATGATACtgtcaaatattattttgtccCAAAAATGTATTATGAAACATTAGTTTAAAGTGTGGCTGGAAAACCATTCTATTAATGGCTCGTATAACAGGGGCTAGCGAGGATAACATAGATTGAACGGTCATGATGAATAACTTTTATGCATTCAACAAGCTTAAATTGTGTTGCTCGCTCGCCCCGTGATTGTATCTCAAATTGTATTCTTTAACAACGTATTCAACGGACCGTAACATTCCATCCTCATTAATGCTCCCTTCAATAGAATTTCCTTGCAACAATTCCTGGTATAGAGCCGGAAACTGTTTCCATACCTTCGAACCAGTTGTGGACGGTCATTTCATCACCGCCAAACCCGACGATCTGCTCAGCCAAGGAGGGTTCAACAAGACGAATGTGGACATTTTGATCGGGACCAACGCTAACGAAGGCACACTATTCCTGTCCTATTTGTTACCTAATCTTGCAAATGCTTCCGAGCCAACGGTGAGCAAAGCCGAGTACGAACAGGTGTACCTGCTCCTACTTTTTGGCTCATTCAAGCACAACCCTACTGCTCTAGACGCTATCAGGCTCATGTACATCCCCTGGGCCGATGTCGCCGCCAACGACACAAATTATGCAGACGCGTACATCGAAATGCAAGGCGACTACATGTTCGTGTGCCCTGCTGACAAATCTGCACGAGCGTATTCGAACTCTGGCGCCAACGTTTACATGTATCACATGACCCACGCGCCAGCCAATTCGCTGTATGGGATCCAGTGGGCGGAGGCTGGACACGCCGAAGAAATTCCTTTTGTATTTGGAACGCATTTCAATGCACTTCCATATTGGCCATTGGCCCCAGAGGAGGTCAACATTTCTCTGAGTATTATGACATATTGGACAAACATGGCTAAGACAGGGTAAGACAGTTTGGATAAGATTTACTGCTTTCAGGTAATGATCGCATCGAAAAAAGAAAGTTTGAATCAGTTCTCCCACTGTCCCTAAAGGAACGTTTAATCACTCTATTTAATGATCAAGATTAAGACACACCAACTAAATTATAGAATAAGAAAAATATACCTAAAATATCCCGAACACTTTAGAATGATCACAATATATCCAATGCATACACAAATCTTACAACGACATAAGAGTAAATTGTGCCAGTATTTAAAACAGTGTAACCAAAGAACTCTACAGGTTAATAGAGGGAGGGGGTCTTTGGAACTATGCTCAGAAGGTTGTTGGGAACCcttacgaccgatgtaaacacggTATCTAGGTTACGTCGGCGATCGATGAAAGTTAAACATGTTTGTTCACTTGAATATCATTAAATTTAAATGCTTCAGCTACGTTGACGTGATGCCTCTagatgcatgaaatacattgtctgTTAAGAGGAAAGTCGCACACGCACAGTACCGACGACCCCCTCCAGCTAAGGTTGCTCAGCTTTGCTCTGTCAACAACATTAATACAGCGTCGTGTTCTACCTCCTTTATCGTATATGTCGAAAAGACCCTTTGTTTAACATGCGAACACAACCTGTCTATCCAACCATAATATTTAGAAGCCGACTTAACAATGTCGGCAGTatcttcaaatttatacaattttcCAAGCTCACATAACTATTAACTTATCTAAATTATAATAGCGAAACCTTTGGTCGCCTCATAGGGATTTCCGCCAGTCACTGCACACCATAGCGTTCTCGATTGTTGTCTTTTACGTTTGTTTTACTAATAATTAAGCGAAGGTGTTGTGTTGTCTCCTTGGCCACCTGAGGGCACTTCGAATTATCCAATCACAAGATACCGAGTATCATCGTATCCCACACTGGTTGATCATAGGTCAGAGAACTTTTTGTCATTGTAGCTCAAAATCGTCAGTCTTTCCTTGCTAAATTCATACAGAACAATCGGGGGATATGAAAATATGTTGACAATGTCAAGATATTCCCGACTAATTTTAGATAAATTATATAGTAAACGATGCAATATATCGGTAGGCATATTACGACAAACGCAAGGGTGAAGTatcgaaaaaaatattttatgagcAAAATCAATAATATCATTACAAGTTACAGtgtaaaggtagtatgcgcctcgaaagtgaaaatttaaacctttgctcaaacattATTCAACGAATGTTTAAACCATTCTCGGGTAAAATCAACgattaaaatcaggggtcaccatgcaaagtttggagctagccatacaaattactcaacattttgcgaaatttaaaattaaaaatggaggccctccctgtgttaactcgatggctgaaaattgaattttggatttttcgaaaaactaagactgtgaaagtctttctttctccaagagatTTATAAGGAGCCCCCAAAgaggtagattagaaaagaattgtagtaatttgaaagtccgaatatatgtccccgaggcgcgttctaccttttgTTAAGGATATTCTATATGATTTGTTTAcatgatattgatatttttccgTTGAATATTAACGAAACATTGCCGATATAATGATGGTGAAGGCTTGTTTGACTATATGTATCAACGTTTTCTGAAAACAAACTTTCTTCATTACTTTTTGTTCTGTGGAAACCAAACCAATTTTTTGGCCCATCTACTGATGCATGTGAAAGAATCTGTGGATGACtctttttatatttcaacaaCTTACAGCAATCCTAACCTGTCCGACGATGAGGCAGAAATGTCGGAGGATGATTGGCCCAAGTTTGATGTACCCGGATTAGCCTATAAAGAACTTTCCCTGGAAATGAAGAACAACCGAGCCCTGAAGTCAAGGGAGTGTGCCCTCTGGAACGATTTCATTCCAAAACTTGTCACACGCACAGGTATGTAACATGGAATGCTATCACTGGCATACCTCTCTGTTCAGGATATTCCTGATCTTTTTGTATGACGCGTTTCTCCATGAACATAATTTAAACTAATCATATAGAAATATTCATATGAACTCTTCTCAAGTTTTGCTCACTCCGTATGAAACCCAATCGtttatattatcataaattCCTATTTCAAACATTAACGTGTTGATCAAAGACAAAGTTTGGGTACGCAATGATtcaattacattttcatttatatcGATTGGGAGTTTCATAAAAGATTTGTACTCACAACGTCAATGAAGGTTCTGATCGTTGTCTGGGTTGTACTGATTGAAGTACTGTAGCTACTGCCGTTTTCTTTTTCAGTCCACGGCCACCCCACAAAGTGGAGTGACCGTGATCGGTATTCATGAACTCAACACACAGGTGGTCACTTTTCGTTTCTCAACCATCCTCAGGTCAAATAGAATGTGACTAATTTTTGACGAGTCGTATTCATCAGGTCCGAAAAAAAAACGAGTCAATgctattttgtttaaacgtaactgttgatttcattttttttttggttgcaTAGAAGACGAGAATTTCACGCCAACTGAAGAAGACATGGACAGATCTGTAGTTTGTACTGCTGGCGCTGTTGACGCCACCGGGTTATCACttcgcatcacttttgctgcgGTACTGATGACATTTCTCGTCTGCGACATTGTGATACCCTGTAATGAGTAACTTGTGCCGTGCATGGATAGACGACATAATATGGCATTGTTTAAAATGCTGATGAGGCCTCATTTTGTCAATAATGTAACTTAATAGAATAGTGCTATTCATCATCTATGAATTGACTAGCATTTAAAAATCTGTCACTTCATCAGATATATTTCGTAACATGCCTACTTGTACACTTTTACACGTTCATAATGTATATACAATTTTGATGTATACGAAATAGTTTCATAAAAATGTATAGAacgcgcctctgggacagatattcggactcaattttttttacaatattattcttttctgatctaccggatgttggggctcattttaaaactcttgggaTTAGCAAAGTTTCAAGATTGTGATGTATTGCAAGTACTTATCATAACGGTCAGCAGACAAGTCACTGAGTCCTAAAACTTAGCCAATCCTATGAACAATTTTACTTTATTCAGATTTCATAATTATTCGCGCATCACAACAACACAAATGATTGTGGGTTTTTGATAAAAGAGTTATGTTTTTGTACAGTAAACACACAGGGTTCGATGAACTCTGCT contains the following coding sequences:
- the LOC139129978 gene encoding cocaine esterase-like, giving the protein MMLCQNSLLLVLGLLNYVYADDPLVEVSTGMLVGKSVEFSHGDANVNRTLHVFMGIPYAEPPVGDLRFRPPQPKAQWSGIYNATDIGFACIQQNSPAFSLQEPQSEDCLYLNVYSPSLTNSTNLPVMVWIHGGSFTRSSATYDGLYDGTALAAIGDVIVVSLNYRLFALGFFSTGDEHAPGNYGLLDQLVALKWVQDNIAAFGGDADRVTVFGESAGAACVDYLLLSPLSDGLFHRAILQSGTALLASGARDNSAMLSSFAHGVGQLLGCEEDNSEDLVQCLRSVPAEHFREKLDQNFLATIPGIEPETVSIPSNQLWTVISSPPNPTICSAKEGSTRRMWTF